In the genome of [Mycoplasma] phocae, one region contains:
- the fusA gene encoding elongation factor G, giving the protein MAREYKIEDYRNIGIMAHIDAGKTTTTERVLYHTGKIHKIGETHEGASQMDWMAQEQERGITITSAATTAYWKGKRLNIIDTPGHVDFTIEVERSLRVLDGAVAVLDAQSGVEPQTETVWRQATNYGVPRIVYVNKMDKMGANFKASVESLRKLLGANAHAIQLNIGEEAQFNGVIDLVEMKAYEFDGSVDENAKEIPIPEYLKDEAELMRSSLAESLADYDEEVMDLILNEGEVSAELMKKALRKATITAQYFPVVCGTSFKNKGVKFMLDAIVNYLPSPVDIPAIKAYKGESEIQIPASDEGFFSSLAFKVMNDPFVGNLTFFRVYSGSINKGSYVFNSTKGEKERLSRILLMHANHRMDIEEVRTGDIAAAVGLKFTTTGDTLIDEKHKDIVLENMNFPEPVISQAIEPKTKDASEKLSLALQRLGAEDPTFRYYTDEETGQTIIAGMGELHLDIIVDRLKREFKVEVTVGAPQVSYRETITKAAEVEGIHKKQSGGKGQYGHVWIKYEPNPDGGFEFVDKIVGGKIPKEYIKSIEKGLREKMDIGILAGYPMIDIKATLFDGSYHEVDSSELAYKIAASKSLTKGREALGTVLLEPIMDVAVVVPEDFFGDVMGDISRRRGQVRDNETRNDGAHVIKSYIPLSEMFGYATQLRSMTTGRGTYQMWFDHYEKLPRNLSDDIIKKRGGKILVDED; this is encoded by the coding sequence ATGGCAAGAGAATATAAAATTGAAGATTACCGTAACATCGGTATTATGGCACACATTGATGCTGGTAAAACTACTACCACTGAAAGAGTTCTATATCACACTGGAAAAATTCATAAAATTGGTGAAACACATGAAGGTGCTTCACAAATGGACTGAATGGCACAGGAACAAGAAAGAGGAATTACTATTACCTCTGCTGCTACCACAGCTTATTGAAAAGGTAAAAGATTAAATATTATTGATACCCCAGGTCACGTTGACTTCACCATTGAAGTTGAACGTTCACTTAGAGTACTAGACGGTGCCGTTGCCGTTTTAGATGCCCAAAGTGGTGTTGAACCTCAAACTGAAACTGTTTGAAGACAAGCAACTAACTATGGCGTTCCAAGAATTGTTTATGTTAACAAAATGGATAAAATGGGAGCTAACTTTAAAGCTTCGGTTGAATCACTAAGAAAATTACTAGGAGCAAATGCTCACGCAATTCAATTGAATATTGGTGAAGAAGCACAATTCAATGGTGTAATTGATTTAGTTGAAATGAAGGCTTATGAATTTGATGGTTCTGTTGATGAAAATGCAAAAGAAATTCCAATTCCTGAATATTTAAAAGATGAAGCTGAATTAATGCGTTCTTCTTTAGCAGAATCACTAGCTGATTATGATGAAGAAGTAATGGATTTAATTTTAAATGAGGGTGAAGTTTCTGCCGAATTAATGAAAAAGGCACTTAGAAAAGCAACAATTACCGCACAATATTTCCCAGTTGTGTGTGGAACATCATTTAAAAATAAAGGTGTTAAATTTATGCTTGATGCAATTGTAAACTATCTACCTTCACCTGTTGATATTCCTGCAATTAAAGCATATAAAGGTGAATCGGAAATTCAAATCCCAGCTTCTGATGAAGGATTTTTCTCATCTCTAGCATTTAAAGTTATGAATGACCCATTTGTTGGAAATTTAACTTTCTTTAGGGTTTATTCAGGATCAATTAATAAGGGTTCATACGTATTTAACTCAACTAAAGGTGAAAAAGAAAGATTAAGTAGAATTTTGTTAATGCATGCTAATCACCGTATGGATATTGAAGAAGTTAGAACAGGTGACATTGCTGCTGCTGTTGGTTTAAAATTCACAACAACAGGTGATACTTTAATTGATGAAAAACATAAAGACATAGTTTTGGAAAATATGAATTTCCCAGAACCTGTTATTTCTCAAGCAATTGAACCAAAAACAAAAGACGCATCGGAAAAACTTTCATTAGCGTTACAAAGATTAGGCGCTGAAGATCCAACATTTAGATACTACACCGATGAAGAAACCGGACAAACCATTATTGCTGGAATGGGTGAACTTCACTTAGATATTATTGTTGACCGTTTAAAACGTGAATTTAAAGTTGAAGTAACTGTTGGAGCTCCACAAGTTTCATATCGTGAAACTATTACCAAAGCTGCTGAAGTTGAAGGAATTCATAAGAAACAATCTGGTGGTAAAGGTCAATATGGTCATGTTTGAATTAAATATGAACCTAATCCAGATGGCGGTTTTGAATTTGTCGATAAAATTGTTGGTGGAAAAATTCCTAAGGAATATATAAAATCAATTGAAAAAGGACTTAGAGAAAAAATGGATATTGGTATTTTAGCTGGATATCCAATGATCGACATTAAAGCTACTTTATTTGATGGGTCATACCATGAAGTCGATTCATCAGAATTAGCATATAAAATTGCCGCTTCAAAATCATTAACTAAAGGTCGTGAAGCATTAGGAACAGTTTTATTAGAACCTATTATGGATGTCGCTGTTGTCGTTCCTGAAGATTTCTTCGGAGATGTTATGGGTGATATTTCAAGAAGACGTGGTCAAGTTCGTGATAATGAAACAAGAAATGACGGCGCACATGTTATTAAATCATACATTCCTTTAAGTGAAATGTTTGGATATGCAACTCAATTAAGATCAATGACTACTGGTCGTGGAACATATCAAATGTGATTTGATCACTATGAAAAATTACCACGTAATTTATCAGATGATATCATCAAAAAACGTGGCGGAAAAATTTTAGTTGACGAAGATTAA
- the rpsG gene encoding 30S ribosomal protein S7, translated as MSRKHKAPVREVLADPVFNSKIITKLINTIMLDGKKSIAENILYNAFKIVNTKTGKEAIEVFNSALENISPQLEVRSRRVGGSNYQVPCEVSSKRKQTLALRWLIQYARLRNDKTMEEKLANEIIDASNKMGGAIKKREDTHKMAESNKAFAHFRW; from the coding sequence ATGTCAAGAAAACACAAAGCACCTGTGAGAGAAGTTTTAGCAGATCCAGTTTTTAACTCTAAAATTATTACCAAACTAATTAATACTATTATGCTTGATGGTAAAAAATCAATCGCTGAAAACATCTTATACAATGCATTTAAAATTGTGAATACCAAAACTGGCAAAGAAGCTATTGAAGTTTTTAATAGCGCATTAGAAAACATTAGTCCACAACTAGAAGTTAGATCAAGAAGAGTTGGTGGGTCAAACTACCAAGTTCCTTGTGAAGTTAGTTCTAAAAGAAAACAAACCTTAGCATTAAGATGACTAATTCAATATGCTAGATTAAGAAATGATAAAACAATGGAAGAAAAGTTAGCTAATGAAATTATTGATGCCTCAAATAAAATGGGTGGCGCTATTAAAAAACGTGAAGATACCCATAAAATGGCAGAATCAAATAAAGCATTTGCTCACTTTAGATGATAA
- the rpsL gene encoding 30S ribosomal protein S12, which yields MPTIAQLVKQGRKDKTRKTKAPALGKMYNSLHKKEKLIPAPFKRGVCTRVATMTPKKPNSAIRKYARARLSNGQEVTAYIPGEGHNLQEHSVVLIRGGKVKDLPGVRYTIVRGTQDAAGVDKRKQARSLYGTKKPKSN from the coding sequence ATGCCTACAATTGCTCAATTAGTAAAGCAAGGCCGTAAAGATAAAACCAGAAAAACTAAAGCTCCTGCTTTAGGAAAAATGTATAACTCTTTACACAAAAAAGAAAAACTAATCCCTGCGCCATTTAAACGTGGGGTATGTACTCGTGTGGCTACTATGACACCTAAAAAACCTAACTCAGCTATTCGTAAATATGCTCGTGCTAGATTATCAAATGGTCAAGAAGTAACAGCTTATATCCCAGGAGAAGGTCACAATTTACAAGAACACTCTGTTGTTTTAATTCGTGGCGGTAAAGTTAAAGACTTACCTGGAGTTAGATATACAATAGTTCGTGGTACTCAAGATGCAGCCGGAGTTGATAAAAGAAAACAAGCTCGTTCACTATACGGAACTAAAAAACCAAAAAGTAATTAG
- a CDS encoding RluA family pseudouridine synthase encodes MIKLIVLYADRIDKYIANNSNISRNDIQELIEQGAVYVNGVKINKNKYLLKIDDEIEVIKVIDKQINVIEQEIALDIVYECDDYLVINKPSGMVVHPAPGHHDNTLVNALMFHFKNNLSNVNGLLRMGIIHRIDKDTSGLLLVAKNNKAHNYFASLLKNHEIKRSYYAICDGIIENKELHINLPIGRDIKNRQKFAVTELNSKQAYTIVSVINYLEIDGKKKTLVKCNLKTGRTHQIRVHLAYIKHPIYGDPIYNHKIDDFNQRLHAKELDFIDPNGNQMHFEAKLPNIMTKEAKIR; translated from the coding sequence ATGATTAAATTAATAGTTTTATATGCCGATAGAATTGATAAATACATTGCCAATAATTCAAATATTTCTCGTAATGATATTCAAGAATTAATTGAACAAGGCGCAGTGTATGTAAATGGAGTCAAAATTAACAAAAATAAATATCTTTTAAAAATTGATGATGAAATTGAAGTCATCAAGGTAATTGATAAACAAATCAATGTAATTGAGCAAGAAATAGCCTTAGATATTGTTTATGAATGTGATGATTATTTAGTAATTAATAAACCTTCAGGTATGGTTGTTCATCCTGCCCCGGGACATCATGACAATACTTTAGTTAATGCCTTAATGTTTCATTTTAAAAATAATTTAAGTAATGTTAATGGACTCTTGAGAATGGGAATCATTCATCGAATTGATAAGGATACAAGTGGGTTACTTTTAGTTGCTAAAAATAATAAAGCTCATAATTACTTCGCATCATTACTGAAAAATCACGAAATTAAACGAAGCTATTATGCAATTTGTGATGGAATAATCGAGAATAAAGAACTTCATATTAATTTGCCTATTGGAAGAGATATCAAAAATCGTCAAAAATTTGCTGTAACTGAATTGAATTCAAAACAAGCTTACACTATTGTTTCCGTAATTAATTATTTAGAAATTGACGGTAAGAAAAAAACTTTAGTTAAATGTAATTTGAAAACTGGAAGAACTCATCAAATTCGCGTACACTTAGCTTATATAAAACATCCAATTTATGGTGATCCAATATATAATCATAAAATTGATGACTTTAATCAGCGTCTTCACGCTAAAGAACTTGATTTTATTGATCCAAACGGAAATCAAATGCATTTTGAAGCTAAACTTCCAAATATTATGACAAAAGAAGCAAAAATACGATAA
- a CDS encoding YigZ family protein, with amino-acid sequence MKIYEIKKSKFIGYLLDVESIEDIKNKINKLRTQHKKARHVVYAYQFIDNNNNVRNAYTDDKEPKGVAGIPLMMLLNNKKISNKAIVIIRYFGGVELGKSNLLRAYLHTAKLVLENE; translated from the coding sequence ATGAAGATTTATGAAATAAAAAAATCTAAATTTATTGGTTATCTATTAGATGTTGAATCAATTGAAGATATTAAAAATAAAATTAATAAACTTAGGACACAGCATAAAAAAGCAAGACATGTAGTGTATGCTTATCAATTTATTGATAATAATAACAATGTAAGAAATGCCTATACCGATGATAAAGAACCTAAGGGTGTAGCCGGAATACCATTGATGATGTTATTAAATAATAAAAAAATATCTAATAAGGCAATTGTCATTATTAGATATTTTGGTGGTGTTGAACTTGGAAAGTCCAATTTGCTAAGAGCATATTTGCATACTGCAAAACTAGTTTTAGAAAACGAGTAA
- a CDS encoding PQ-loop domain-containing transporter: protein MNIAAQVFGYLGACVTIALGVPQLIHQLKTKKTGNVNFTSFWIFYVGLLLWISLGVWFENDASAISIFISNFTCGVIYSFTMYFLYHYYDKKTKKMMLGAIAGIASFSLISILLFIAFILRFTVPNFPKFSGYSGLIFSLIVPTFTTLAFFPQFIIGVKNKNFHGVTPYMALLFIFNCALWILHSIFAILATPEAANGLIGVIVWNIICGIIYAFQFGFIYAYNKKNKLAYEVAN, encoded by the coding sequence ATGAATATAGCAGCGCAAGTATTTGGTTATTTGGGGGCATGTGTTACAATCGCATTAGGTGTTCCTCAATTAATTCACCAACTAAAAACAAAAAAAACAGGAAATGTTAATTTCACCTCATTTTGAATTTTTTATGTTGGATTATTATTATGAATTTCATTAGGGGTTTGATTTGAAAATGATGCTTCTGCAATTAGTATATTTATTTCAAACTTTACATGTGGTGTCATTTATAGCTTTACAATGTACTTTTTATACCACTACTATGACAAAAAAACAAAAAAAATGATGTTAGGAGCAATAGCAGGTATTGCCTCGTTCTCACTCATTTCAATATTGCTATTTATCGCATTTATCTTGAGATTTACTGTGCCTAACTTTCCGAAATTTAGTGGATATTCTGGATTAATATTCTCATTAATTGTTCCAACATTCACTACATTAGCATTTTTCCCACAATTTATCATTGGAGTTAAAAATAAAAATTTCCATGGAGTTACTCCATATATGGCATTACTATTTATCTTTAACTGTGCGTTGTGAATATTACACTCTATCTTTGCTATCTTAGCAACTCCTGAAGCAGCAAATGGTTTAATTGGAGTTATTGTTTGAAACATAATTTGTGGTATTATTTACGCATTTCAATTTGGTTTCATTTATGCCTACAACAAAAAAAACAAATTGGCTTATGAAGTTGCAAATTAA
- the obgE gene encoding GTPase ObgE, whose protein sequence is MKFIDEVKISVQAGDGGNGIISFRREANVDRGGPDGGDGGDGGDVYFVGDTGQNTLLPFYYQNKIVAKSGENGKPKNAYGAKGDDLFIKVPLGTMVYVDGKLKADIVEEKNYLIAKGGKGGRGNLHFKSSRNTAPRICENGLRGEKFQIHLILKVLADVGFIGKPSAGKSSTLAQISNAKPKIADYDFTTLVPQLGLVKYFDHSYVVADLPGLIEKAHEGKGLGIRFLKHIERCKIIAHIIDFGSADKNPIEDYEIINFELREYNLNLEKLPQVVIANKNDLPDFEEHKKLFEQKYPNVKLISYSAITNDNIDEIKKLLYEKVQENNTLQNITLNDEVVTISLNKAPINIIKINNNTYEIVGDDVFYVYDRIPVVSLDNLWRFNAKLKALGVYELIKKSNVQNGDTIRIRDYEFVWNEEDF, encoded by the coding sequence ATGAAATTTATAGATGAAGTTAAAATCTCTGTGCAAGCAGGAGATGGTGGTAATGGAATAATTAGTTTTCGTCGTGAGGCTAACGTTGATCGTGGTGGACCTGATGGCGGTGATGGCGGTGATGGCGGTGATGTATATTTTGTTGGTGATACTGGTCAAAATACGCTTTTACCATTTTATTATCAAAACAAAATTGTTGCAAAATCAGGAGAAAACGGTAAACCAAAAAATGCCTACGGGGCAAAAGGTGATGATTTATTTATCAAAGTACCACTAGGAACTATGGTTTATGTTGATGGAAAATTAAAAGCTGACATTGTTGAAGAAAAAAATTATTTAATTGCCAAAGGCGGCAAGGGTGGTAGAGGAAATCTGCATTTTAAGTCTAGCCGTAATACCGCACCACGAATTTGTGAAAATGGGTTAAGGGGTGAAAAATTTCAAATTCATTTAATTTTAAAAGTCTTAGCCGATGTTGGTTTTATTGGCAAACCGAGTGCGGGCAAAAGTTCAACTTTAGCGCAAATATCAAATGCCAAACCAAAAATTGCTGATTATGATTTTACAACATTAGTTCCACAGCTTGGCTTGGTTAAATATTTTGATCATTCATATGTTGTTGCTGACTTACCGGGATTAATTGAAAAAGCTCATGAGGGCAAGGGTCTTGGTATTCGTTTTTTAAAACACATAGAGCGTTGCAAAATTATTGCGCATATTATTGATTTTGGGTCTGCTGATAAAAATCCGATTGAAGATTATGAGATTATTAATTTTGAATTACGAGAATATAATTTGAATTTAGAAAAACTTCCGCAAGTAGTAATTGCTAATAAAAATGATTTACCAGATTTTGAAGAGCATAAAAAATTATTCGAACAAAAATATCCAAATGTTAAATTAATTTCATATTCTGCCATAACAAATGACAACATAGATGAAATTAAAAAACTATTATATGAAAAAGTTCAAGAAAATAATACTTTACAAAATATTACATTAAATGATGAAGTTGTTACTATTTCATTAAATAAAGCTCCTATTAATATAATAAAAATTAATAATAACACTTATGAAATAGTTGGAGATGATGTTTTTTATGTTTATGATCGAATTCCAGTTGTTTCTTTGGATAACTTATGAAGATTTAATGCTAAATTAAAAGCTCTTGGAGTTTATGAATTAATTAAAAAGTCTAATGTTCAAAATGGTGACACTATAAGAATTAGAGATTATGAATTTGTATGAAATGAAGAAGATTTTTAA
- the metG gene encoding methionine--tRNA ligase: MKKKTFYITTPIYYPSGRLHIGHLFTTTLAWVYKNYKKQQGYDTFFITGIDEHGQKIQKKALELNINPQEYVDQEAKQFEKLWDLLLIDYDAFNRTTNKNHQKAIQLIFNKMLEKGYIYMGSYEGLYSISDEEFLTKNQAIFKDNKYFHPVSGTELQEIKEESYFFDVKKFAPWIKSFFTNNPNFISNSATYKELLNNFINKGLENLSITRVSFDWGIPISSTKGTKNQHVIYVWLDALFNYLTFLGFLSENDSKYQKYWENGDERVHLLAKEISRFHAIYWPVFLKSLDLKLPTKEIIHSWIITPEGKMSKSRGNVIDPIPLIEKYGAEEIKYFFISQINIDNDFAFSEELLVNVLNADLANNFGNLLNRTIKMINQSFEFGTEYKLNDLQEIDNNVFVMIRNIYQDYKNEFDNFHADKALKKAIELSKKLNEYIDKNEPWKLKEDIQRLNVVLNTLQNGIYAVSYMLSSVIPNKMKSVLDFLKISDFNEKNLFDWTKFDKKGPVATEILFPRIK; encoded by the coding sequence ATGAAGAAAAAAACATTTTATATAACTACACCAATTTACTATCCAAGTGGTAGGCTTCACATTGGACATTTATTTACTACTACTCTGGCATGAGTTTATAAAAATTATAAAAAACAGCAAGGATATGACACTTTTTTTATTACCGGAATTGATGAACATGGACAAAAAATTCAAAAGAAAGCTTTAGAGTTGAATATTAACCCTCAAGAATATGTTGATCAAGAAGCTAAACAATTTGAAAAATTGTGAGATTTACTTTTAATTGATTATGATGCATTTAATAGAACTACAAATAAAAATCATCAAAAAGCAATTCAACTAATTTTTAATAAAATGCTAGAAAAAGGTTATATTTATATGGGAAGTTATGAAGGCCTTTATTCAATAAGCGATGAAGAATTTTTGACTAAAAATCAAGCAATTTTTAAAGATAATAAATATTTTCATCCTGTTTCAGGCACTGAATTGCAAGAAATCAAAGAAGAAAGTTATTTTTTTGATGTTAAAAAATTTGCTCCATGAATTAAAAGTTTTTTTACAAATAATCCAAATTTTATTTCTAATTCCGCAACTTATAAAGAATTATTAAATAATTTTATTAACAAAGGTCTTGAAAATCTTTCTATTACAAGAGTTTCTTTTGATTGAGGAATTCCTATTTCAAGTACTAAAGGTACTAAGAATCAACACGTTATTTATGTTTGACTTGACGCGTTATTTAATTATTTAACTTTTCTTGGTTTTTTATCGGAAAATGATAGCAAATATCAAAAGTATTGAGAAAATGGCGATGAAAGAGTGCATTTATTAGCCAAAGAAATTAGCCGCTTTCATGCTATTTATTGACCAGTGTTTCTTAAATCACTTGATTTAAAATTACCAACTAAAGAAATTATTCACTCATGGATTATTACTCCTGAAGGAAAAATGTCAAAATCACGTGGAAATGTAATTGACCCTATTCCACTAATTGAAAAATATGGCGCTGAAGAAATTAAATACTTTTTTATTTCGCAAATTAATATTGATAATGATTTTGCGTTTAGCGAAGAGCTATTAGTTAATGTTCTAAATGCCGATTTAGCTAATAATTTTGGTAATCTCTTAAATAGAACAATTAAAATGATTAATCAATCTTTTGAATTTGGAACTGAATATAAATTAAATGATCTTCAAGAAATTGACAATAATGTTTTTGTGATGATTAGAAATATTTATCAAGATTATAAAAATGAATTTGATAATTTTCATGCCGATAAAGCTCTTAAAAAAGCTATTGAACTAAGCAAAAAATTAAACGAATATATCGATAAAAATGAACCATGAAAATTAAAAGAAGATATTCAACGGTTAAATGTTGTGCTAAATACCTTACAAAACGGCATTTATGCGGTTTCTTATATGCTAAGTTCTGTTATTCCTAATAAAATGAAAAGTGTTTTAGATTTTTTAAAGATAAGTGATTTTAATGAAAAAAACTTATTTGATTGAACAAAATTTGATAAAAAAGGCCCAGTTGCAACAGAAATACTATTTCCAAGAATAAAATAG
- a CDS encoding tRNA1(Val) (adenine(37)-N6)-methyltransferase, with protein MKKGVVKNNLGYSGKLFVYQDKEMFNYSVDTILLGNFIAINRNVSNILEIGTNNGALSIFIAARSNKIKIDAIEIQTRAAALAQKNVELNNLTNQINIIEEDFRSWAKDYAFKCGNKLAKKYSSIVANPPYYNENFNQIRKSTTIEQKLATHEINLNLEQLIFLSSKIIEQKGYLTIVLPMARYIDLICLLRKYKFEPKRIQIVYPRINSQPKFCLVEARFNSGWGTLFEPNIYLHNEDLNDHSYREEVKELYIPKKANKEI; from the coding sequence ATGAAAAAAGGCGTTGTTAAGAATAATTTGGGTTATAGTGGGAAATTATTTGTATATCAAGATAAAGAAATGTTTAATTATTCAGTTGATACTATTTTATTAGGCAATTTTATTGCTATAAATCGTAATGTTTCTAATATTTTAGAAATCGGAACTAATAATGGAGCATTATCGATTTTCATTGCTGCAAGATCAAATAAAATTAAAATTGATGCAATTGAAATTCAAACTAGAGCCGCTGCCCTTGCTCAAAAAAATGTTGAGTTAAATAATTTGACTAATCAAATTAATATAATCGAAGAAGATTTTCGATCTTGAGCAAAAGATTATGCTTTTAAATGTGGCAATAAATTAGCAAAAAAATACAGTAGTATTGTAGCTAATCCTCCATATTACAATGAAAATTTTAATCAAATTAGAAAATCTACTACCATTGAACAAAAATTAGCAACTCATGAAATTAATTTAAACTTGGAACAACTAATTTTTTTATCTTCAAAAATTATTGAACAAAAAGGTTATTTAACAATTGTTCTACCTATGGCTAGATACATTGATTTAATTTGCCTATTACGAAAATACAAATTTGAGCCTAAACGAATACAGATTGTTTATCCACGAATTAATTCTCAACCAAAGTTTTGTTTAGTTGAGGCACGATTTAATTCTGGATGGGGAACGCTTTTTGAACCTAATATATATCTTCATAACGAAGATTTAAATGACCATAGTTATCGTGAAGAGGTTAAAGAATTATATATTCCTAAAAAAGCTAATAAGGAGATCTAA